From Brassica rapa cultivar Chiifu-401-42 chromosome A06, CAAS_Brap_v3.01, whole genome shotgun sequence:
TCGTAGATACTGTATGCTGCATGAAGATGCTCAAGGACCCTGAACACCAAGTTGCTGGTCACATGGCTAAAGATGGGAGGCTTGGTCCGCTCGTGGATGGAGAAGGCCGATTCTTCAAGCCATTTCAGAGTAATGGTCGTGGGGAAAACGAGGCTAAGTTCTACGAGTCCTTCTCGTCCAACAAGAATGTTCCGGATCATATCCGTGGATATTTCCCCGTGTATCACGGCACTCAAGTAGTGGAAGCATCTAATGGATCTGGCAAGCTTCCACACATAGTTCTTGACGATGTTGTTTATGGTTACTCAAATCCCTCGGGAATGGATGTTAAGATTGGATCTAGGACATGGTACCCGGGTGTATCCGAACTGTATTTCAACCAATGCCTAAAGAACGATAGAGAGACCACCTCTGTTTCCTTGGGGTTTAGGCATGCTGGTTTTAAGATCTTTGACCACCAAGAATCGAGGTTTTGGATAGTCGAGTACAAGGTTGTTCATGGGTACAAAGTTGACGACGCTAGATTAGTTCTAAGGAAGTTTGTGTCATCCAACTCGCTAGCTGACTCGATACCAGACTGTGCATTTGCGTCAGAAGTTTACGGCGGTTGTAATGGGATCTTAGCGCAGTTATTAGAGCTTAAAGCTTGGTTTGAAACTCAAACGCTATACCATTTCAGTTCTTGCTCGGTTTATATGTTTTATGAGAATGAATCGATTTTGATGAAAGGAGGAGAAGGTGCGCGGGCACAAGTAAAGCTGGTGGATTTTACGCATGTTCTTGATGGAAATGGTGTCGTCGACCATAATTTCGTGGGTGGACTCTCCTCTTTCATCAAGTTCATCCAAGATATACTTGAGAGCTAGACAACAGCGATAAAACAGATACTTCTAGGCCTAAATATAGGCACTAGGGATCATTCATGTTTCCCCTTCAATTGTATAATACTTT
This genomic window contains:
- the LOC103875176 gene encoding inositol polyphosphate multikinase beta; translation: MKMLKDPEHQVAGHMAKDGRLGPLVDGEGRFFKPFQSNGRGENEAKFYESFSSNKNVPDHIRGYFPVYHGTQVVEASNGSGKLPHIVLDDVVYGYSNPSGMDVKIGSRTWYPGVSELYFNQCLKNDRETTSVSLGFRHAGFKIFDHQESRFWIVEYKVVHGYKVDDARLVLRKFVSSNSLADSIPDCAFASEVYGGCNGILAQLLELKAWFETQTLYHFSSCSVYMFYENESILMKGGEGARAQVKLVDFTHVLDGNGVVDHNFVGGLSSFIKFIQDILES